TCAACTGCTCACGCACCCAATCGGCCTGATGCTTGACATAGGTGCCGGCGCCGGCAATCGGCATGCCCAGCTCATCGCGCAAAAAGCGCGTGACTCCAACCACGTGGGTGGCATCGCCGAAGACAAAGGCCGGCTTGCCGGAAAAGCTATCCATATCAGCGGTACGGGCGAACCAGGGCACAGCAGATGGTGCCGACATACCGTCGAGTGAGAAGGCGGTCAGCGGTGGCATTGGCACATCGGCCCCGGCCTGGGCCAGTAGCTCACGGAGACGTTCGATCCAGCGTAGCGTGGGTTGGACACCAATCGGTGCATCGAGGAGGGCCGGCACCCCAAACTGCTCTTCGAGATAGATGGCAGCACGCAGACCAAGCTCGCGGTAGGGAGCAATCGTGAGCCATGCCGCCGGCAAACGGCGCAGATCGGCGATACTCGCGCCCCAGGGTGCAACCACGTTCACCTCAAGCCCTAACGTCTTCAGCATACGCCGGAGACTGATCAGGTCGTGGCGGGCGTGAAAACCGAGTGACGCCGGGCCGAGGATATTCACTGTCGGACGTTCGGTGCGGGGCTGCGGTTTAGCAAAGCGCTTCACCAGATCGGTAAACAGACTCTCGGCGGCAACTATCTCTTGCATACGGTAGGGATTGGCATCGTACACCATCACCTCGCACTGCAAGCCGGCATGCTGAGCCGCGATTTCAAGATTCTCTTGCAACAAAATGGTGGAACACGAGGCAACCACGACAATCAGATCGGGGTGGACTCGTTCTTCCACCTGACGCAGCGTATCGGGCAGCCGGATCGTGCCGCGCGCAAGGTCGGTACCGCTGACCACGCTGGTCGTCATGGCCGGAAAATTGGGTGTGCGGTCGAGCATCGCAAAGATGGCATTGACATAATCATCACCCTGGGGGGCGTGAAAGACGGCGTGCACATTCCGCATACTGTTGGCGATCCGGCCCACACCGTGGTGAGCAGTCCCTTCATACATCCAGTAAGCCAGCCGCATGAATCGTCTCCTCTAGGATTGCAAAGAGATAACACCACCGGACGAACCGGGCATCATACCGGTCAGCCAGATCGGATCGGAGCCGAGTGGATCGAGACGGGCATGGCGTTGCAGAGCGCGGGTAAAGGATGTCACCAGATTATTGACGCCGGCCCAGCCGTGAATGGGGAGAAAACAATATTCAGTACCCCACTTGGCAACCGTTCCCTGACCGACCAGCGGATTGGTGGTGATGATGTTGGAAATAATCAGATCGGGCTTTGTCTCGGTAATTGTGCGCAACTGGCGATGGAAATTGGCCTGTTCGACGAGACGGACTCCATCGAGTGCCGCCAGCTCGGCGGCGTGGAAGCGGCGATTGATGTAGGGGGTAGAGCACTCGACAACTTCGGCTCCACACGCCTTGAGAAAACGAGCCAGTGGCAATTCCATCAGCGTATCACTGGCGAAGAAAATCTTCTTACCGCGCAGCAGATCGGTATGATGTTTAATCCGCTCCCAGGCTGCCGCCTCGCGCTCACTCAGATCGACCTGCATCCCAAACTGAGCTGCCAAATCTTCCCAGAAGCGACGGGTTCCATCAGGGCCGAAGGGGAACAACGAAGAGAGCACCGTGCAGCCACGTTCATTGCGCAATTGGGTCGCGGTCTTGTGCAGATAGGGTTGGAGCGGGGCAATGACAGTCCCCGGTCCAATTGGTGGCAACTCGGTGAAATGGCTGGCGGGCAAGAAACCGGCGACCGGAATGCCCAGGCGTGCCGCTTCGAGCGAAAAGTCATCGGCAATCGCATCATTGACCGAGCCAAGGAAAACCACCCGCTTATCGTCCGGTGGTGCCGGTGGGCAGAAGGGGATCAGCGCCTGCAACACCGAATCCTCGCTCTGCGAAAACGTATAATCGAGGCCAGAGGCCGGCACAAACAGCACCGGCACTTCCGGTGTGCTGACCGAAGCTGCCAGTCCTTCAAACTCAACCTTCATCACTTCAGGCGTACACGACGAGAGCAGAAAGATCACGGAGGGATGGTGCTCGCGCTTGATCTCCTCGATCTGGGCCGAGATGTCGGGTTGTGATGAACTCAGGTCAGACTCTTCGAGCAGTGAGACCGCAAAACGTGGTCGGGCGAAGATCATCACGCCGAGCGTATTTTGCAGCAGATGAGCGCAGGTATGGGTGCCGAGGATGAGGAAGAAGCTGTCTTTGATCTTCTGATAGAGCCAGCCGACACTGACCAGGCCGCAGAACGAGTGGTAAATACCATCCTCACGGATGGGAGTCGCTTTTGACTGCATAGCGCCTCCTCGCAGATTGTAGTACCCATTTGGAACTACCGGATTTAGAAACATTTTAGCATAAAAAGCAAGAAGGTGAAGTATAAACAAATTTGGTGCAAAAGCCGTGCAAGGGAGGGGAGGATGCGATGACAGCGTGCAGAGGTGAATGCTTTTTCCTATCTTCAGTCAGACTTATGCATGAGTATAGAGCCTAGTGATGTCTTGGGTGTCCTCAGCTCCGACTCCTCGCTCGTGTATCTTCGGGATCGGACAGCATGCGAGTGTACGCAGGAGATAGGGCTTGGGGGCGATCTGGAATATCCAAACCCGCACGGCGGGAGAGGTCAACCAGCGGGCTGTGCCAGGGTGGCTTGGTGCAGTAGAAGTTGCGTTAGCTCGTATTTTCTTTCCACCCCTGAGCTGCTGAAGGGAGGTGATGTTTGCATATCAAGCAGAGTATCATTCCACTGAACGCACTTGCATCAGAGGAATGTCTAAGCACTGCCTGCATTACCGAACCAGTGCTATGGATGGATATCGACAACGCGGGTCAGGTTGATAATGGCAGGCAGAAAGAGTGAAATGAGACAGATGTTCAATTTACCTGCAAAACTCTTTGCACTTTTTTTGTCCATGCTTGCTGTCCATGGCGTATGAGTGCGCTATTTGATCAAAAATGTGTTGACCATTGCCGGTATCCATGCTAGAATAGGCGCGATTACCACAGAATCCTGATCACTGCCTTGGGGCGGAAGTAGAAGGAAGGACAGGTCATGGCGGATCCCGACAGCATCTTGCAACTTGGTATTGAGGCGGCGCGGAAAGGGGAGAAAGACGAAGCGCGTAGGCTCTTCCGCCTGTTGACCCGTGAACATCCAGAGAATATTCAAGGATGGCTCTGGCTTGCCGGTGTGGCAGCGGATCGCGAAGAGCGGCAAGCTGCACTCGAACAGGTGTTACGCCTCGATCCGCAAAATGAGATGGCTAAAAAGGGATTGCAGGCTCTGGGTGTGACACCAAAAGCAGCTCCGCCGCCGGCACCGCCATCACCACCACCATCCCCGGCACCAGCTCCCGTATCAACGATGCCCGATATTGACGAAGACGATCCGTTCGCCCAGCTTGATGCGCTGTCTGAGGTGATGGCGACCGATGCCGGCCCGGTGCGACGCGATCCGGCAACACCACGACCGGAGACGACAAGTGAGAGTGAGTCGCCTGCATCGACCTCTGCACCGCCGCCCCGTCCGTCACGTGCTGCTGAACCACCACGAACAAGTCGTCCCAGCACCAGTTGGGCACGGGGCAGTAGCAGTAGCAAGCCGGCGAAACCGGCCCGTAGCGGAGGCTTGTTTGGTGGCCTTTTCCGTCGCTCAGGGCCACCACCGCAGAGGGGAGATGATATGGACGAAGAGACGGTGCCGGCAAAGCGTGGCCTGACCCCATTGACGTTGGTGCTCCTGGCAGTGCTGCTGATCAGTTGTATCGGTCTTGGCTTCATCTTTTTGTCGCAGCGCAATCAGGTGGCGACACCTTCTCCAGCTCAGGCTACATCACAGGCGGCGACCAGTATTGCGGCCACAACCGAGGCATCGCTGGCACCGACAACACCGACCGAACCCCAGCCTGAACCAACTACGGCACCGACTGAGGAACCGACACCGGAACCAACACCGGAGCCGACACTAGAGCCGATTCCACCAACGCCCGATCCGGCGCTGGCGAACCCGACACTGGTGAGTCCTGGTACGGAGCTGACCAGTAATGGATGGGCTTACGATTTCAATCAGCCAACCTATGCAGCACCGATTATTGGTCCACTCAATGGGATTACTCCCAACAACGGTCGCTTCGTGGTTGTGCTGGTGTTTGTCCGTAACACGACCGGTCAGGATCAGCCGGTACCGCTGGACTTCTTCGTCCTGAAGGATGCCCAGGGTCGGGTGTGGACACCGCGCCTCGATGCGTCTGATGCGTACCTTATCCGGGGGATCAATGCCGACTTGAGCCATAGCGAGCCGGTGCCTGCTGACGGTTTTGTGCGCAGTGTGGCAATTCTGTTTGATGTCGCCCCCGATGCGACTGATCTGGTCTTCTTTGCGCGCAGCAATCCCGATCAAGGCTGGCTGGTCTTACCTCGCGTGTAGTTGCGTCGTGTTCGGGGAGGATGGGTGGGGGATTTGACTCCTGACGATCTTGAGCAATGGCTGACCCGCGGCGCGTTAGCAGCGCGCCGCGGTGATTTTGTGATGGCCCGGCGTATCTTTCGGGCTTTGAGTCGCCGGGCGCCTGCTGAGCGGCGGGTGTGGATTGGGCTGGCACGGGTGGCCGAGAGTGCTGCCGAGCGGGAAGAGGCTTTGCGTCGTGCTGGAGTTGCTAATGCTGTGCTCCAACCCCTGCCCCCCGACCTGCACCAGCGCGCTGGTGCAGCGTTGCATCCCACTCAACAGTCTTTACCTGTAGCGTCATCGCTGAATATTGACGCAATTCCACCCTCTCCTTCGGTGTCGGATACTGCTGTGATGCAACCGCAGCAAGTTGTCTCGCCGCAGACTCTTCCTCAACCACAAGCTGTCACGCCGGTTACAGACCAGCAGACCCGCTGGCGCGGCTGGTGGTTGCTGGTCGTCCTGCTGGTGTTGGGTGGATGGTTGATAGTCATGCTTGCCGGGCAACTGTTCGAGGCAGCGCCATCCGTTGCTACACCGCCGACGCAGTCGGCCATTGGCCCCCTACCATCACCATTGTCGGTGCAGACGATAGCAGTTACGGTACCGGTGCCGACACCATCACCGCCACCGCCGACACCACTGCCGCTACCTTCCCCTTCGCCGGTGCCGGATACCAATCCCTTCGGTCAGTTTGTGGCCTACGATGGCTGGCAGATCAGTCTGTTGCGACCGGATGATGTAGTGGTGGTCGATGGTGCGTTGGGCTTGCTCCAATCCGATGGTCGGTTGTTAATTGCCTTGATCGCAGTGAGTAATGAAGCGTCGCGTGAGCGCACGCTGCCGTCCGGTCTGTTTACCATCGAAGACGATACAGGTCAACGCTACTATCCTCTGCCAGGTGCTTCGCTGCGCTACCTTGATCAGTTTGGCCGCGGTCTGTACGGTGACCTGGCCCTGGAAGACCAGTTCACGGCCCAAAGTGGCTTGCGGAGTGTCCCTCTCGTGTTTGAATTGCCGCGCCAGCGGACACCGGTGCGGTTGTGGGTGGGAGACAAGGGCTGGCAGTTGCGGTGAATACGTCACCAGTGCGCTCTCCAGGATGACTTCCTTCCGGCGCTGTCGGGTAGCGTCGAGCTGATGGTTGGGATAGCGTGAGTGGCTTGCGCTGTTTTTAGAGGTACTATGCGACACGCCCCCACCCTGGCCCGCCCCCGCTGGGCTATGCATTACCCACATGTCACGCTGCGTTAGTGGGCTGCAAGCGCTCCCCGTGGCGCGGGCTTCCAGCCCGCGCGCAGGCATCATCGCCACCGCCATCAGGGGTTGGCCGTGGCCGTTGGTGCACAGGCACGAACTTATTGCAACAACACGTCTACGCGCAGGGATCGCATGCATGCCTGACCGACTCGATGATCGAAACAAGCACATCCAGCATCCCTGTGACCAGGATGGGTAACGGTGGGACACGCGCCGGATCGTAAGCACGGCTGGCGCGGCAGCGTAGCTGCTGCAATCCAAACGTCGCGACACGTGTATGACAGGCGGGTAAGGCAACCCATCGAGCGCGTGATGGCATAACCGGAGTTGCCCTCTGCCAACGAGTCAGGAGCCGGGTAGGCTGTCGGTGGTGATGGGCAGGCGTGCAGGTGCCCGTGCGACCGTCTGGTAGCACGACAGCACAGCGTTTATGAAATAAGTTCTAATCATCAGCACCCCCTTCCCAACCTATTTCCTCTCCTCTCTTCTACAATCATGCCGCCCCCCCCCTTTCCTCCAACCTATTTTCTATCTTCTATTTTTCTATCTTCTATCTCCTACCTTCTACAACCATCTCCCTCCCAACCTATTTCCTCTCTCCTCTCTTCTACAATCATGCCGCCAACCCCTTTCCTCCAACCTATTTTCTATCTTCTATCTCCTACCTTCTACAACCATCCCCCTTCCCAACTATTTCCTCTCTCCTCTCTTCTACAATCGGCCCCTTCTTCTCAACCTATTTTCTACCTCCTATCTCCTATCTTCTCATCAAACGGTCTAGTACTGCCGGCCCCAACGCAGCGGCAACATGATCGGCTAACCGGTCAAAGGGATCGGCTCTTGCCACGGGTGTGGTGGGTGGTTGCCAGCCTAACCGGCGAAGCCAGCCCCGCCGGAATGTGTCATTGGCGAAAATGCCGTGCAGGTAACATCCCCAGACCCGGCCATCAGAGCTGATGCAACCATCGTCGGCGCTCGTGGGAGTGTTGCCGCGCTGGATGATGCGCAGGAATGCCGGCGCTTCGCCGCGTCGGTAACTTTGCCCCATATGGATTTCATAGCCTTGCAGTGGCTCATTGCCGGCCCAGGGAACCTGAGCGCAGGCAATGGTCTGGGTTGTTTGTTTGGCAGTGGTGAAGATGGTTTCGATGGGCAGTAAGCCCAGACCGGCGGCCTCACCGCCACTCCCTTCAACCGCCAGTGGATCGCTGATCCGTTCACCCAACAGTTGATAACCGCCACAAATACCAACAATGGCGCCGGTGAATTCCCGGAGTGCGTTGTCAAATCCGCGTTCGTGGAGCCAGTGCCGGGCGGCGAGGGTGTGTTTGACGCCGGGCAGGATAACGGCAGCGGCACCGGTGAGTTCAAGCGGGTGATCGATGTAGCGCACGACGACACCCGGCTCGCGGGCCAGCGGATCGAAGTCGTCGAAGTTGGCAATGGTGGGTAGACGAATCACGGCGATGATCAGGCCGTGGGCAGGCGCGACCGGCGGTTGCTCCAGTGCAACCGCATCCTCTTCGGGTAGCCCCAGGTCGTCCAGCCACGGTATGACTCCCAGCACCGGCAATCCGCTGCGCTCTTCCAGGATGGTTACGCCGTCGGCGAAGAGGGAGGGATCGCCGCGAAACCGGTTCACGATACAACCGGTGATGAGCTGCCGTTCTTCGGGTTCGAGCAGCATAAGCGTGCCCAGTAATTGGGCAAAGATACCGCCGCGATCAATGTCGCCGACCAGGATGGTTTGAGCCTGTGCATAGCGCGCAACGCGCATATTGACAATGTCGCCCGGTTTCAGGTTGAGTTCAACCGGACTACCGGCACCCTCGGCGATGACCAGATCATACGTTGCCCGCAGATGGTCCAGGTTGCGGGTTACGACCGACCAGAGCTGGGCTTTGCGTTGCCAGAAATCGGTCGCTGTCAGGCTTTGCCAGGGCCGGCCTTCGACGATGATCTGGCTGCGCCGCTGGCCTTCGGGCTTGATGAGAATGGGATTCATCGCCACTGTCGGCGCGATGCCGGCAGCAGCGGCCTGGACAGCCGTGCTGCGGGCGATCTCTTTGCCGTCGGCGGTGACGGCAGCGTTGTTGCTCATGTTTTGGGCTTTGAACGGTGCTACTCGAAGTCCGCGCCGATAGGCCAACCGGCAGAGGGCGGTGACCAGGGTGCTCTTGCCAACTGATGATGCAGTTCCGACGACCATGAGTACAGGCGCTTGCATTGTCAATCCTCTCGTTTGTAACAGCGCGGGCTTATACCTGAGTTCTGGCGTGGACATCGCGCCAGGCTGCCAGTAACCGGGCATTCTCGGATGGGCGTCGGGGCGCAACCCGCACCCATTCCGGTAACCCGAACGATGTACAGTCGCGCACAACGCACCCGCGCACCAGCAGTTGCTGGCGGGTCAGTGCCGCATTGTCGCAATGGACAAGCATAAACGGCAGATGGGCGCGCCAGACGGTCAGGCCGATCTGGCGCAGGTTTTGGGCCAGTTCGCTGCTGGCATCCCATAGCGCCGGGAGCGTGGTGGCAAGAAAGCCGGTATCGTGCAGCATCGCTGCGGCGGCAGCCTGCGCTGCACTGCTCACGCTCCACGCCGGTTGGAAGCGGGCAGTTGCGGCTATCACGTCGGGATCGGCAATCATGTAGCCAATGCGGAGGCCGGCAACCGCATAGCTTTTGGTGAGCGAGTAGATACGGATCAGGCGCGACGGGCTGTTGTGGTCGAGTGGATCGTGACCGGTCTCGTCACGACCCAACGCCAGATAGGCCCGGTCGAGGATGAGCCAGCCTTGATGAAGTGCGCAGGTATGAGCCAGTTCTGTGATCGTCGTTACCGACAGATTGACCCCGGTGGGATTGTTGGGGGAGCACAGCCAGATCAGCCGTGGACGCAGTCGTTCGATGGTGAGCAGGAGTTCGGCGAGATCGGGTTGGAAGCCGTTGCCAACGGTGCTCCGTATCTCGATCACCCGCATGCCGGCCAGGTGTGAGGCGTAGGCGTATTCGCCGTAGGTTGGGGCTACGACCAGAGCTGTGGCACCGGGTTCACCGAGGGCACGGGCTACCAGGTGGATCAGCTCATTCGCCCCGTTTCCCACCAGAACGGCCTCCGGCTGACAGTGATGGATGGCTGCCAGATGCCTGCGCAGGTGCAGACAACTGCGATCAGGGTAGGGGGCTGGATTGAGGGTACGCAGCGCCTGTAGAACCGATTCTGGTGGCCCGAAGGGGTTGATGTTGCTGCTGAAGTCGATCAGATGGTCGGCGCGCAGGCCAAGCCGGGCCAGTTCAGCCTCGTCGAGCGCACCGTGCACTACCGGTTTGTACGCATCCATGCTGCCTCCAGAGAGCGTAATTCGACTGGTATGCCGCATACCACCAGATAGACTTCGGCGGCGGCGGCGGCGATCTGCTGATTGACCCGACCCAGGAGATCGCGATAATGCCGGCCAAGCGGGTACGCCGGCACAATCCCCATCCCGACCTCGTTCGTGACCGCAACAAAGGTGAGGTTGCGGCTGGCAATGGTGGCCAGCATCGCGGTGATTTCGTCATCAATCGCCGGTTCCGGTGCCGCTTCGTGGGCCAGCAAGAGGTTACTCACCAGCAGCGCCAGGCAGTCGAGTAAGACGACTGTGCCGGGCGGGAGATCGGTAAGCACACTGGCCACGCCGGTCGGGGCTTCGATGGTGTGCCAGGTATCCGGGCGACGGGCACGGTGGTGGGCAATCCGTTCGCGCATTTCATCGTCGCCGGCAGTGGCAGTGGCGATGTAGACGATCTGTTCGCTCAGCCGGGCCGCATAGTGTTCGGCACAGCGACTCTTGCCACTGCGGGCGCCGCCGGTGAAAAGAACAATCTGACTCATACAGCATCTCCCCGGTTGGTATATCGCTCTTCCTTCTGGCCGGTCTGATACCGGCCTGCCGCCGCCACGAATCGCGTCGCCGCCTGTGGGCAGCTCAGAAAGTGCAGATGAATGTACGACGCCAGGGTTTGACCATTGACAATGCCTTCCGTTGCGGATTGTGGTCGCAAAGCGTCGGGCAGACAGGTGTAGAGGGGAGTGACAGTTGGCGGACGCTCTTCCCACACCGAGTAGTGAAACTCGTGGCCGCGGATGGTCTCGCCGGCGTGCCAGAGCCAGGTATCGGTTTGGGCAACGACCGTGCGGTAGCCGAGGGTCAGACGGCGGGTCATTCGTGAGTGACCGGGCAAGAGACCGACCATTGGAAAGGTCTGGCCGTGCTGATCGATCAGAGATTCGGTCAGGTACATCAGTCCGCCGCACTCGGCGTATACCGGCATGCCGCTTGCGGCTGCGGTACGTATCGCGTCACGCAGAGATTGGTTCGCACTCAGTTGCGCAGCGTAGAGTTCGGGAAACCCACCACACAGGTAGATCGCGGCAGTCGCTGCCGGTAGTGCCCTGTCGTGCAAGGGGCTGAAGAAGGCCAGGCGGGCACCGGCAGCTTCCAGCAGGTCGAGGTTGTCGGGATAGATAAAGTTGAAGGCTTCGTCGCGGGCCACGGCGATGACCGGTCTGTTGCTCTGATCGGTTGCGGTGACGGTCGGGAGCGGCGGGATGGTAAGGGGCGGAGCGCTACGGGCAATCGCGAGCAGACGATCAAGATCGACGGTAGCCGCAATTCGGTTGGTGACCGCAGTTAACCACTCTTGCCAATGCCCAGGCTCGGCCACCGGCACCAGCCCCAGATGGCGTTCGGGTAATGTCAACCCTTCAGCCCGTTCAAGGTACCCCAACACCGGCACCCCAATCGTCTGTTCAATGGCCGTCTGAATGATGGTAGCGTGGCGTGGGCTACCGACTCGATTCAAAATGACCCCGCCGATATGCAGCCGGCGGTCGAAGTCGCGCAGACCGGCAACCAGCGCGGCAGCCGTGCGCGCCATCGCTCTGGCATCGAGCACGATGATCACCGGGGTTGCCGTCAAGCGGGCAATGTGAGCACTACTGCCGGTGTCATCGTCGGTACCGTAGCCGTCGAAGAGACCCATGACGCCTTCGATGAGCGCCAGATCGGCATCGCCACTCCGGCGGGCCAGGATGCCGGCGATCTGATCGACAGGCATCAGCCAGGAGTCAAGGTTGTGGCAGGGTCGTTCAGCAGCCAGCGCATGGTAACCGGGGTCGATATAGTCCGGGCCGCACTTGAAGGGTGCAATCCGCAAGCCGCGTTGCCGGAGGGCACCAATCAAACCGGCAGTCAACGTCGTTTTGCCGCTCCCGCTCATCGGTGCGGCGAGCAACAGTCGGGGAAGCTGCATCGCATGTACTCCGTCTATTCCGCTCGTTATCCATGGCTAATGGGTGCGGTATCGCTACTCTTCCCACAGCATGGCGTCGCCAGGAGATCGGGCAGGGTTGTACCAGGCAAGTCGATCTGCCAGCGCCGCAACCTCTCCCACCACCAGCACCGCGGGCGGTGGGAGCTGGATCAGCCGTTGCTGGTCGCAAAGGGTTGCCAGCGTTGCCCGCAAGGTTGCCTGTTGGGATGTGGCACCCCGGCTGATCAGTGCTGCCGGAGTGTCGGGATTGCGTCCGGCAGCGATCAGGGCCGAACAGACCTGTTCAAGCCGACCGAGGGCCATCAGTACGACCACGGTTGGCGAGGCGGCCAGGAGTGACCAACTGATGCCGCTGCAACCGTGTGGGGTCGCTTCATGGCCGGAGACAACGGTGAAGGCAGTCGCTACGCCGCGCCACGTCAGCGGAATGCCAGCGTACAGAGGAACGGCCAGGGCCGATGACACGCCGGGAACGATCTCGAAGGGTAGACCGGCGGCGGCCAGGGCAGCCGCTTCTTCGGCGACGTGGGCGAAGACGCCGGGATCGCCACCCTTCAAGCGCACCACCTGTAAGCCTTCGCGCACCAAGCGCACCAGCGTCTCGTTGATCCCATCCTGACGAAAGGCGTGGTGGCCTGGCCTTTTCCCGACAAAGATGCGTTCGGCGTGAGCCGGTGCTTCGTCGAGCAGGGCAGCGGCGATCAGCCGGTCGTAGAGCACGACATCAGCCTGGCGCAACACCGTCAACCCACGCACTGTGATCAGATCGGCGCGACCGGGGCCGGCGCCGACAAGGTATGCTTTACCGCTCATGGTTGTGAACTCCAATGCTGTCTAGCCAATCGGCGATTGCATCGCGCAAGGCAACGGCCCGACCTGGGGCTGTGCCGGCGCTGCTCACCGTAATCGTGATCCCGCCACTGCGATAGATTGCCGGAACGTGAAAATCGCCTTCGTCTGGGGCATCGGCGACATTGCAGAGTGCGCCGGCGGCAATCGCCGCCGCAGCGATGCGGGCATTGACTGCACGATCATTGGTGGCGGCGAAGACCAACCGGGCACCGGTGAGGTCGCCGGACTGGTATGTGCGCCGTTCCCAGATCAGGCGCCCTTCCTGCGCCCACGCCATCAGTTGGTCGGTTGCGGTTGGGCTGATGAGCCGTACCGGTATGCCGGCGGCCAGCAAGCCACGGACTTTGCGTTCGCCAACCGCACCACCACCAATCACCACTGCCGGCATGTGGGCCGGTTTGGTGATCACAATCGGGTAATCTGTTGTTTTGTTTGACATAAGAAAGTCTGACGGTCGGGCTGGTTGGGTCGTGTAGCCACGCGGGGTGACGACGTGGCCGGCCAGATGAAAGCTCTGACTGTTCCCAATTAGCACCAGGGTCAGCATGTCGGCCTGTTGCGGATCGGCGTCGGCCAGGGTGGTTATCGTAATCTGTTCGTCTTCGCGACTCACCTGCCGGCCAAAGACGACCGGTGTCGTTGCCGGTCGGTGGTCGCGCAGGATAGAGAGTGCTGTGGCCAGTTGCCAGTTTCGACCCTGCGAGCGGGGGTTGTATAGGGCAACGACAAAGTCGGCATGTGCCGCAGCTCGTAGCCGGCGTTCGATCAGAGGCCATGGCGTGAGCAGGTCGCTCAGGCTGATCAGGCAGAGATCGTGGTTGATCGGAGCGCCGATGCGGGCGGCCAGTGCCTGAAATGCGCTCACCCCCGGAATGACCTCGACTTGTGGGTGTCGCCCATCCCAGCCGCCGGCCTGAAGGTTCTCGAAGACCGGTGCGGCCATAGCGTAGATGCCGATGTCTCCGCTGCTGATCAGCGCCACCCGCCGCCCGCTGCGGGCCAGCTCAATGGCGTGGCGCGCTCGCCCCATCTCGTCACCCATCGCCGGTGTTGCGATAACTTCCTGGTCTGGACGCAGCAGGGGCCGGATCAGATCGATGTAGCGGGCATAACCGGTGATGACCTCGGCTTTGATCAGGGCCAGTCGCGCCGCTTCGGTCAGGTGGGCGAGATCGCCAGGGCCGATGCTGACCAGGGTGAGCTGGCCGGTCGGTGTGGTGTCGCTACCGAACGTTGCCTGCTGCAAAGCAACAGCGACGGTGCAACGGGCAAAGCGCTGTTTCGGTACCAGCAGTGGCCCCTGCGCGACCAGGGTGGCGCAGGGTTCGGCCACACCGGGAATATCGAAGCGACTGGCCGCACTGGGGCTAAAGGCTGTCGGGTCAAGGGTCTGGAGCTGAGCAGTTGTGACGATAGTGAGCGGTACACCGAGTTGCCGCGCCAGATCGCTGATGCCGGCTTCGTCAGCCTTGAGATCGGCGGTCGCAATAGTTGCCACGCACTCCGGGGCAAGATCGGCGGTCGCCAGGGTCGCGGAGACGGCGGTAGCGAGTTCGTGTACCGGTACATCGCGCCGACACCCGATCCCGATCACCAGTACCGGAGGCATGTACCGCAACCCTTTATCGCGTAGTTTGTGCCACAGCGGATCGAGGCGACGGTGTGAGACAACAATGGCTGCTGCGAAGC
This genomic window from Chloroflexus aurantiacus J-10-fl contains:
- a CDS encoding cobyric acid synthase; the encoded protein is MQAPVLMVVGTASSVGKSTLVTALCRLAYRRGLRVAPFKAQNMSNNAAVTADGKEIARSTAVQAAAAGIAPTVAMNPILIKPEGQRRSQIIVEGRPWQSLTATDFWQRKAQLWSVVTRNLDHLRATYDLVIAEGAGSPVELNLKPGDIVNMRVARYAQAQTILVGDIDRGGIFAQLLGTLMLLEPEERQLITGCIVNRFRGDPSLFADGVTILEERSGLPVLGVIPWLDDLGLPEEDAVALEQPPVAPAHGLIIAVIRLPTIANFDDFDPLAREPGVVVRYIDHPLELTGAAAVILPGVKHTLAARHWLHERGFDNALREFTGAIVGICGGYQLLGERISDPLAVEGSGGEAAGLGLLPIETIFTTAKQTTQTIACAQVPWAGNEPLQGYEIHMGQSYRRGEAPAFLRIIQRGNTPTSADDGCISSDGRVWGCYLHGIFANDTFRRGWLRRLGWQPPTTPVARADPFDRLADHVAAALGPAVLDRLMRR
- a CDS encoding pyridoxal phosphate-dependent aminotransferase, with the translated sequence MDAYKPVVHGALDEAELARLGLRADHLIDFSSNINPFGPPESVLQALRTLNPAPYPDRSCLHLRRHLAAIHHCQPEAVLVGNGANELIHLVARALGEPGATALVVAPTYGEYAYASHLAGMRVIEIRSTVGNGFQPDLAELLLTIERLRPRLIWLCSPNNPTGVNLSVTTITELAHTCALHQGWLILDRAYLALGRDETGHDPLDHNSPSRLIRIYSLTKSYAVAGLRIGYMIADPDVIAATARFQPAWSVSSAAQAAAAAMLHDTGFLATTLPALWDASSELAQNLRQIGLTVWRAHLPFMLVHCDNAALTRQQLLVRGCVVRDCTSFGLPEWVRVAPRRPSENARLLAAWRDVHARTQV
- the cobU gene encoding bifunctional adenosylcobinamide kinase/adenosylcobinamide-phosphate guanylyltransferase yields the protein MSQIVLFTGGARSGKSRCAEHYAARLSEQIVYIATATAGDDEMRERIAHHRARRPDTWHTIEAPTGVASVLTDLPPGTVVLLDCLALLVSNLLLAHEAAPEPAIDDEITAMLATIASRNLTFVAVTNEVGMGIVPAYPLGRHYRDLLGRVNQQIAAAAAEVYLVVCGIPVELRSLEAAWMRTNR
- a CDS encoding cobyrinate a,c-diamide synthase, whose amino-acid sequence is MQLPRLLLAAPMSGSGKTTLTAGLIGALRQRGLRIAPFKCGPDYIDPGYHALAAERPCHNLDSWLMPVDQIAGILARRSGDADLALIEGVMGLFDGYGTDDDTGSSAHIARLTATPVIIVLDARAMARTAAALVAGLRDFDRRLHIGGVILNRVGSPRHATIIQTAIEQTIGVPVLGYLERAEGLTLPERHLGLVPVAEPGHWQEWLTAVTNRIAATVDLDRLLAIARSAPPLTIPPLPTVTATDQSNRPVIAVARDEAFNFIYPDNLDLLEAAGARLAFFSPLHDRALPAATAAIYLCGGFPELYAAQLSANQSLRDAIRTAAASGMPVYAECGGLMYLTESLIDQHGQTFPMVGLLPGHSRMTRRLTLGYRTVVAQTDTWLWHAGETIRGHEFHYSVWEERPPTVTPLYTCLPDALRPQSATEGIVNGQTLASYIHLHFLSCPQAATRFVAAAGRYQTGQKEERYTNRGDAV
- the cobA gene encoding uroporphyrinogen-III C-methyltransferase, with the translated sequence MSGKAYLVGAGPGRADLITVRGLTVLRQADVVLYDRLIAAALLDEAPAHAERIFVGKRPGHHAFRQDGINETLVRLVREGLQVVRLKGGDPGVFAHVAEEAAALAAAGLPFEIVPGVSSALAVPLYAGIPLTWRGVATAFTVVSGHEATPHGCSGISWSLLAASPTVVVLMALGRLEQVCSALIAAGRNPDTPAALISRGATSQQATLRATLATLCDQQRLIQLPPPAVLVVGEVAALADRLAWYNPARSPGDAMLWEE